A genomic stretch from Juglans microcarpa x Juglans regia isolate MS1-56 chromosome 3S, Jm3101_v1.0, whole genome shotgun sequence includes:
- the LOC121258603 gene encoding uncharacterized protein LOC121258603: protein MVRPSLDTLKPTTIKFLCSYGGKILPRYPDRKLRYVGGETRVLAFDRSISFSELLMKLGDMCATSVSLRCQLPTEDLDALVTITSDEDLANLIEEYDLAASPPSSLKIRAVLSPPRTAKKTNSPRPSSSPSASSLSKSSSSSTSSSHSPTGSTQRFSVPVADTCFRQMSPPMAYQRSAPKIHPHCAYHAHGNPRQTYLVHNGNYWQEP, encoded by the exons ATGGtccgaccttcgctcgacaccctCAAGCCCACCACCATTAAGTTCCTTTGTAGCTACGGCGGCAAAATACTTCCCCGCTATCCCGACCGCAAACTCCGTTATGTCGGTGGCGAAACCCGTGTTCTCGCCTTCGACCGCTCCATCTCTTTCTCCG AGCTGTTGATGAAGCTCGGGGACATGTGTGCCACTTCGGTAAGCCTTCGTTGCCAATTGCCCACTGAGGACCTTGACGCTCTGGTAACGATCACCTCCGATGAGGATCTCGCAAATCTCATCGAGGAATACGACCTAGCGGCGTCGCCACCGTCGTCTCTGAAGATCAGGGCAGTCCTGTCGCCACCCAGAACTGCCAAAAAAACCAATTCTCCTCGTCCTTCATCATCGCCGTCGGCTTCCTCTTTATCCAAATCTTCGTCTTCATCCACTTCGTCGTCTCACAGTCCCACCGGTTCCACTCAGAGGTTTTCGGTGCCGGTTGCCGATACATGTTTCCGCCAGATGTCGCCACCGATGGCGTATCAGAGATCTGCCCCGAAAATTCATCCTCACTGTGCTTACCATGCTCATGGAAACCCAAGGCAGACCTATCTCGTCCACAACGGGAATTACTGGCAAGAGCCCTAA